Below is a window of candidate division WOR-3 bacterium DNA.
TGTGGCGGCTGGTTTGACTGGAGCTTCAGGCCGGATAGGCTAGTGATGCTGTATGGAAGAGTCGGGCACGGTAGTGAAAGTCCTGGGCGAGCGGGCCGAATCGAAGACGGCAAGTTCTCTGGCCGAGGTTGAAGTCGCGGCCCGGGGCGAGTGCGCGCATTGTCCGGCACACGGGATGTGCAATTGGACCGGGCAGAGGACAAGGACAGTTCTGGCGATAAATACGGCTGGTGCACGGGTCGGGGATACGGTTGTCATCAGCTTCAAGCCGGCAGTGCGATTACGGTCGAGTCTCGTTGTATTCGGCATCCCGGCGCTGGGGATGTTGGCCGGGGTCGTTCTTGGAAGTCTTGTTGTCAGGCGTGAGGCCTGGGCCGGGGTTCTTGCCGGTGCCGGGCTCGTGCTGGGGTTCGGTATCGTAAGACTGCTCGACCTTTTGGCTAGTCGGTCAGGCAGGGTTTTGCCAGTTGTTGTTGGAATTCAGAACGCGAAAGAACCGCCGCAATACCAGAGTGTTGTCAACGAGACAATAATAACACGCGACTGAGGGAC
It encodes the following:
- a CDS encoding SoxR reducing system RseC family protein: MEESGTVVKVLGERAESKTASSLAEVEVAARGECAHCPAHGMCNWTGQRTRTVLAINTAGARVGDTVVISFKPAVRLRSSLVVFGIPALGMLAGVVLGSLVVRREAWAGVLAGAGLVLGFGIVRLLDLLASRSGRVLPVVVGIQNAKEPPQYQSVVNETIITRD